The following proteins are encoded in a genomic region of Drosophila bipectinata strain 14024-0381.07 chromosome XL, DbipHiC1v2, whole genome shotgun sequence:
- the LOC108129003 gene encoding uncharacterized protein, whose protein sequence is MSKATKLRFALITEDVLDKLRPRSQSESVRSGYMNEIYSAIRTAVNEAVDEKLQEMSESLNQMVDEKVERILERRQQVPRAQRRNPAGIGGQYQPPGSQRRKDVKDKDESTRERKDPKDPGKDLKEPRSKAPASALESAQRRRLKKPGQDVVTTSEGDQLAKKPVRGMRHQRITVQPIHSTAREMTQDKALNVPSKTSNTMKPPSSGSAPPPSLAPLSIAQTQILSSVDHKSLEDDFSDVEEPSILTIAARYLKQLEESRRRKLLNQQPHPASS, encoded by the coding sequence ATGTCCAAGGCCACCAAATTGCGGTTTGCATTGATCACCGAGGATGTCTTGGACAAGCTGAGGCCCCGATCCCAGTCGGAGAGTGTGCGTTCCGGCTACATGAACGAGATATACTCGGCCATCCGGACGGCGGTGAACGAGGCTGTGGACGAGAAGCTGCAGGAGATGAGCGAGAGCCTCAACCAGATGGTGGACGAGAAGGTGGAAAGGATACTGGAGAGGCGGCAGCAGGTGCCGCGAGCTCAGCGACGTAATCCGGCGGGCATCGGTGGTCAGTATCAGCCGCCGGGCTCACAGCGCCGCAAGGATGTCAAGGACAAGGACGAGAGCACAAGGGAGCGGAAAGATCCCAAGGACCCCGGGAAGGATCTCAAGGAGCCCCGGTCCAAGGCACCCGCGTCAGCCCTGGAATCTGCTCAACGTCGCCGTCTAAAGAAACCTGGCCAGGATGTCGTGACCACCTCAGAGGGTGACCAACTCGCAAAGAAGCCCGTGAGGGGCATGCGCCATCAGCGGATTACCGTGCAGCCCATTCACAGTACCGCTCGGGAAATGACCCAGGACAAGGCCCTGAATGTCCCTTCCAAGACAAGCAATACAATGAAGCCCCCATCCTCCGGCTCCGCCCCGCCACCTTCGCTGGCACCACTGTCCATAGCTCAAACCCAAATCCTTAGCTCCGTGGATCACAAAAGTCTCGAGGACGACTTCTCCGACGTGGAGGAGCCCTCGATCCTGACCATTGCCGCTAGGTATTTGAAGCAGCTGGAGGAGTCGCGACGCCGCAAACTCCTCAACCAACAGCCACACCCGGCCTCGTCCTAG